A region of the Candidatus Methylomirabilis oxygeniifera genome:
GCGACCAGGATTTGGACAGTTCTGTCGTCTGCTCCTAAGCGGCTCTCCACACGGAGGCGGCCGCCGGCAGTCATCGCCTCGCGAGCATTGGTGAACAGATTCAGCAATACCTCCTCCAGTTGGCTGACGTTTCCCTTCACCTTCGGCAGCGAAGGCGCGAGGCGCCGTTCCAGAACGATCTGCTCTTTTTCAAGCTGTCGCTCGATCAGCAGCAGGCTCTCCTCGATCACTCCATTCATGTCCAAGGACAGCCGTTGTCCGGTAGCAGGCCGGGAGAAGGACAGCAGCCCTCGCGCCACGCGGGCTGCCCGCTGGGCGTGCTTCTCGATCACCTTCAGGTCATCAATGAACTGCTTCGGAATCTCTGTCTCCTGCGCATCCATCAAGGCCAACTCTACACGGGAAGTGATGATCCCAAGCGGGTTATTGATCTCGTGTGCGAGACCCGCTGACAGCGTCCCAAGGGCGCTCAACTTCTCGACCTGGCGCACTTGCCGCTCCAGGGCAACGCGCCTGGTCACGTCCTCCTTCAACTCGCGATTGACGGCTTCCAACTCGCGTCGAGCCCGCCGCTCCCGCTCGGAAAGGATGACAAGAGGCGCCACCACCAAGATCATAAAGCCCAACCGTAGAGAGACGATGCTCGCGGAGGTCGGTTGCCAGGAAGGCCAGATAACCATCACATACAGAAGCGAGGACGAGACCAGCACTCCGACGCCGCGCCGGAAGCCATAATAGTAGGCCTGGAGAGCGGCGATCAAATAGAGCGCCAGAAAAAATGGACTCTCGACTCCGCCGGTCAGCCGAATCAGGGCCAGGGAAAAACCCAGATCGATCATCAGGACCAGGAGGTTGAGTCGCTTCATCCGCTCCTGGTGAGCCACAATCCAGGCATAGAGCAGGATACAGTACAGCGTGAAGGCGTGTAGAAGGAGGGTGACCGCACTTCGCTGGAGCTGGGGAAAAGGAGTCAGCAGGAGCCACCCATACCCCCCGATGATGGCCGCAACCCTGAGGGCCACAAAATCGTACATCGGAGACTGGCGATGTCCCCGTGTCAGGAGAGCCAGGATATTGTCGTCGCTTTTCGTTGACACTTTCTCTGTTGCCTCGACACCATTACTCATATCATAATTTCACCTATTCAATTTTAACTATTTTAGTCTGCCCGGAGAACGCGGGTCAACCCCCGTAGCATTCCTCTGTCATCAGAGAATGAGATCCGTTCCATCCCGCTGCCCCCACCTGGCCCAAGAGTTGCTAGCGAGAAGAGGGGCAGGCGTGAGCCCCCCGATGCCGTCCGGCGTGCCCGCCGGACGGCAGGGGACCCCCCAGGAGTCCACGAGGATGACGCGGATGCGCAAGGTCCGGTTTGAACCGCTGGGCATCACCATCGAGTGTGACGACACCGAGTCGGTCCTGCAGGTCGCCCTGCGCC
Encoded here:
- a CDS encoding putative Histidine kinase (Evidence 3 : Function proposed based on presence of conserved amino acid motif, structural feature or limited homology; Product type pe : putative enzyme); protein product: MSNGVEATEKVSTKSDDNILALLTRGHRQSPMYDFVALRVAAIIGGYGWLLLTPFPQLQRSAVTLLLHAFTLYCILLYAWIVAHQERMKRLNLLVLMIDLGFSLALIRLTGGVESPFFLALYLIAALQAYYYGFRRGVGVLVSSSLLYVMVIWPSWQPTSASIVSLRLGFMILVVAPLVILSERERRARRELEAVNRELKEDVTRRVALERQVRQVEKLSALGTLSAGLAHEINNPLGIITSRVELALMDAQETEIPKQFIDDLKVIEKHAQRAARVARGLLSFSRPATGQRLSLDMNGVIEESLLLIERQLEKEQIVLERRLAPSLPKVKGNVSQLEEVLLNLFTNAREAMTAGGRLRVESRLGADDRTVQILVADTGDGVPEMLVQQIFDPFFTTKQNGTGLGLSISYGIVKEHGGRLDVRSEAGNGTTFVMTLPAEDA